A segment of the Streptomyces sp. L2 genome:
GCCAGCAGGGTGCCGCCGCCCGCCTCCGCGAGGCCCGCCATCGTCGCGCTCGCCTTGCCCGGCGCGTAGCCGACGGACTCCATGAACTGGCCCGTGCCCTCCAGGCCGTGCCCGCCGAACCAGCCGAACAGCTTCTGCGCGCCGTGCGCGGCGAGCACCCCGCCGGTGCCCAGCCGGAGCAGCAGCAGGCCCAGGTCACGTCGGTTGGTCGCGGTCGCGGTCACGGTGACTCCCCAGCAGCAGAGACGAGTGGTGGTGGTCGGGAGACCAGTCGGTCGGGAGACCAGTTGTCCCCTCCCGCGTTTCCACCCTCACACCCCTCACACCATCGGGCGCGCCCGCGATGCCGTTCGGGTGGTGGGAGTGGCGGCGGCGGGGGAGCGGTGTGAGCCTGGCGCCATGCCGATTCAGCCAGCCAAGCTCTCGGACCCCTCCGTCCGCGCCTTCGTCACCGCCGTCAACGCGCACGACCGCGAGGGCTTCATGTCCCTCCTCTCGCCCGACGCCACCATGGCCGACGACGGCTCCGACCGTGACCTCGCCCAGTGGATCGACCAGGAGATCTTCTCCTCCCACGGCCACATGGACGTCGACAACGAGTCCAACGGCGGCCACTCCCTCATCGCCCGCTACCGCAACGACACCTGGGGCGAGATGCGCACCCGGTGGAGCTTCACCGTGGAGGATGATGGCCGGATCTCGCGGTTCGAGACCGGGCAGGCGTAACGGCGGAGACGGTGCGGCGAGCGTCGAGAAAATCGGTTCTTCATAAGACAGCAAAGTCCTGGCCCAATGAGGTGCTCCCCCTCGGAAGGCCCTGTTGGATGCGGTGTACGGTCCCGGGATGCGCGATTGTTCCCGGCTCAGCCGGCGTGCCGCCCTCGGGCTGACGGCCGCCGCCCTTCCCCTGTCCGAGACCACCCCCGCGGCGGCCGCCCCGGCCGCGGCCTCGACCGTCATCGGGGGCGAGCGGCTCGCCCGCGGCGGGGTCCAGCTGCGCGGTGCGACCGGACTGCCCAAGAAGCTCAACGCCCGCGCCTGGCTCCTCGCCGACTGCGACAGCGGCGATGTGCTCGCCTCGTTCAACGCGCACCGGCGCCTGGCGCCCGCGTCCACGCTGAAGATGCTGTTCGCGGACACCGTGCTGAAGAAGTTCGACCGTACCGACCGGCACAAGGTCACCGACGCAGACCTGGCGGACATCCCGGCCGGCTCCAGCCTCGTCGGCATCAAGCCTGGCATCACCTACACCGTCGAGCAGCTCTGGCAGGGCGTGTTCCTGCGCTCGGGCAACGACGCCGTGCACGTGCTCGCCCACATGAACGGCGGGGTCGCGCGGACGGTCGCCGAGATGCAGGCCAAGGCGGAGGACCTGCAGGCGCTGGACACCCACGTGATGAGTCCGGACGGCTTCGACCACAAGGGGCAGTACTCGTCGGCGTACGACCTCACGCTCTTCGCCCGCCACGGGCTGAAGGACCCCGACTTCCGCGGCTACTGCGGCACCCGGACCGCCGACTTCCCGGCGGGCGGGAAGAAGACGTTCCAGATCCAGAACACCGACCGCCTGCTGACCGGCGCGTGGGGACTGAAGACGTACGACGGCCTGATCGGGGTGAAGAACGGCTACACCAGCCACGCCGGCAACACGTTCACCGGCGCGGCCACGCGGAAC
Coding sequences within it:
- a CDS encoding serine hydrolase, with product MRDCSRLSRRAALGLTAAALPLSETTPAAAAPAAASTVIGGERLARGGVQLRGATGLPKKLNARAWLLADCDSGDVLASFNAHRRLAPASTLKMLFADTVLKKFDRTDRHKVTDADLADIPAGSSLVGIKPGITYTVEQLWQGVFLRSGNDAVHVLAHMNGGVARTVAEMQAKAEDLQALDTHVMSPDGFDHKGQYSSAYDLTLFARHGLKDPDFRGYCGTRTADFPAGGKKTFQIQNTDRLLTGAWGLKTYDGLIGVKNGYTSHAGNTFTGAATRNGRTLLVTVMHPAVGTNAVYEETAALLDWGFGKGSSAQAVGTLVKPISEGGAPSASPAPTRKTAHGAAGAPGASGGSASGRPSTWRLLEGAAGTVVLLGAGTWALRRRRSAAKATATAAATATATATAAGSTAAGSTGSTATGGTPSRQEPESGGKHRR
- a CDS encoding nuclear transport factor 2 family protein gives rise to the protein MPIQPAKLSDPSVRAFVTAVNAHDREGFMSLLSPDATMADDGSDRDLAQWIDQEIFSSHGHMDVDNESNGGHSLIARYRNDTWGEMRTRWSFTVEDDGRISRFETGQA